The Triticum aestivum cultivar Chinese Spring chromosome 3A, IWGSC CS RefSeq v2.1, whole genome shotgun sequence genome includes a region encoding these proteins:
- the LOC123063605 gene encoding mitochondrial-processing peptidase subunit alpha isoform X2, which yields MLRLRSSARLLRKLCEASRPLVRGEVQRVPPPLPTMTRRLSGAASAARSTSLLHPLPGLDLPPCLPDQLARLPTRITTLPNGVRVASEDVPGPTACVGVFVASGSIHESPESTGATHLLEKLAFKDTAHRSHMQIVQEVEATGGNVGASASREQMVYSYDTLKAYIPQAVEVLLDSVRNPLFVQDEVDRQLALTREEVHAVQKNPEKFLQEVLNLVGYEGAIANPLIAPEEALGIINADIIRKFYHENFTADRVVLAASGVDHQQLLDVAEPLLSDWHKGSPMETPKSTYTGGDFRQKAESDMTHVALAFEVPGGWLKERDATIMTVIQTLMGGGGSFSSGGPGKGMHSRLYLRVLTKYHDVQSFSAFSNVYDSTGLFGIYLTTPPDFVAKAVDVAVQELIAIATPGQVTEVELTRAKNSTISSVLMNLESRVIVAEDIGRQLLTYGSRKPIDHFLQCMEELTLDDITAFAKMLLSSQPTMASYGDVDKVPPYEFVSKRFQRFR from the exons ATGCTCCGGCTCCGCTCCTCCGCCCGCCTGCTCCGCAAG CTGTGCGAAGCGTCCCGGCCGCTGGTGCGCGGCGAGGTCCAAAgagtgccgccgccgctgccgacgaTGACGCGGCGGCTCTCCGGCGCAGCCTCCGCCGCGCGCTCGACCTCGCTCCTGCACCCGCTGCCGGGGCTCGACCTCCCGCCCTGCCTCCCCGACCAGCTCGCCCGCCTCCCCACCCGCATCACCACGCTCCCCAACGGCGTCCGCGTCGCCTCCGAGGACGTCCCG GGTCCCACGGCGTGCGTGGGGGTGTTCGTGGCGTCCGGCTCGATCCACGAGTCGCCCGAGTCCACCGGCGCGACGCACCTGCTGGAGAAGCTGGCGTTCAAGGACACGGCGCACCGGAGCCACATGCAGATCGTGCAGGAGGTGGAGGCCACGGGGGGCAACGtcggcgcctccgcctccagggAGCAGATGGTCTACAGCTACGACACGCTCAAGGCCTACATTCCGCAGGCCGTCGAGGTGCTCCTCGACAGCGTCCGCAACCCGCTCTTCGTCCAGGACGAAGTCGACCGGCAG CTGGCCCTTACTCGAGAGGAGGTCCATGCGGTGCAGAAGAACCCGGAGAAGTTTCTTCAGGAAGTACTTAACCTTGTTGGATACGAGGGGGCGATCGCGAACCCGCTGATAGCTCCTGAGGAGGCTCTTGGGATCATCAATGCCGATATTATTCGGAAGTTCTATCAT GAAAATTTCACTGCTGATCGTGTGGTTCTAGCAGCGTCAGGTGTTGATCATCAACAATTGTTAGATGTTGCAGAACCTTTGTTGTCTGATTGGCACAAGGGGTCCCCTATGGAAACACCAAAGTCTACGTATACAGGTGGTGACTTCAGACAGAAAGCAGAATCAGAT ATGACACATGTTGCGTTGGCTTTTGAAGTGCCAGGCGGCTGGCTTAAAGAGAGAGATGCTACAATTATGACCGTCATACAG ACCTTAATGGGTGGTGGCGGCTCATTCTCCTCTGGTGGTCCTGGAAAAGGGATGCATTCGCGGCTTT ACCTGAGAGTCTTAACTAAATATCACGACGTCCAATCATTTTCAGCATTCAGTAATGTATATGATAGCACTGGCCTCTTTGGTATCTATTTGACAACG CCACCAGATTTTGTTGCAAAGGCTGTTGATGTCGCTGTGCAGGAATTGATTGCTATTGCAACGCCTGGACAAG TGACGGAGGTTGAGCTGACACGTGCGAAAAACTCGACGATTTCATCTGTGCTAATGAATCTTGAGTCAAGG GTAATTGTTGCAGAAGATATAGGGAGGCAGCTTTTGACTTATGGTAGCAG GAAGCCTATCGATCATTTTCTTCAGTGCATGGAGGAACTGACCCTAGATGACATTACAGCGTTTGCTAAGATGTTGTTATCTTCCCAACCTACAATGGCTAGCTATGGAGATG TCGATAAAGTTCCGCCGTATGAATTTGTCAGCAAGCGGTTCCAACGGTTCCGATAG